Proteins encoded within one genomic window of Pseudalkalibacillus sp. SCS-8:
- a CDS encoding Ger(x)C family spore germination protein produces the protein MRRFFVVFLCILLISGCSVSRKILDDITLVTFVGYDLAENDEEIEATIAVPIFEAQGNIRNEFFTSTGEFGKDLEKNFMLNTPKPLGNGKLEVTVFGTKFAEKGIKEPLDVAQRDPSISSNLKLAVYDGKVKEFTELQNVQNQDLGIYVSKIIEQNIMTETIPRTNIHLFFQSFYAEGMDPFLPLFTIQNGKIKMKGLALFKGDKFVDEIDEDNIYRFTMLRHPISNGQLIIKLKEMNAGVSMAHIASKRYMNISGTMEAPEIKLNLKLKGVINEFYGDVKGIEKRITKLEKAINKQVTEELEEMIRSFQEQGIDPVGFGKSTKAHIRNWDKKKWQEIYPDLDIKVAVKADILESGVTR, from the coding sequence ATGAGACGATTTTTCGTTGTTTTTCTTTGTATTCTTCTCATATCAGGGTGTTCGGTCAGCCGAAAAATTCTTGATGATATTACGTTAGTCACCTTTGTCGGATATGACTTAGCGGAAAACGACGAAGAGATTGAGGCGACAATCGCTGTGCCAATCTTTGAAGCTCAGGGTAATATCCGCAATGAGTTTTTTACATCGACTGGAGAATTCGGAAAGGACTTAGAGAAGAATTTCATGCTGAATACCCCTAAACCATTAGGGAATGGGAAACTCGAAGTCACCGTGTTCGGAACCAAATTTGCTGAAAAAGGCATTAAAGAGCCACTGGATGTCGCTCAGCGTGATCCAAGTATAAGCTCCAACCTGAAATTGGCTGTTTATGATGGAAAAGTGAAAGAGTTTACGGAGCTTCAAAATGTACAAAATCAAGACCTTGGTATTTATGTCTCAAAAATCATTGAACAGAACATCATGACTGAAACCATCCCTCGAACGAACATCCATTTGTTCTTCCAATCGTTTTATGCTGAAGGGATGGATCCGTTTCTGCCATTGTTCACAATCCAGAACGGGAAAATAAAAATGAAAGGTCTTGCCCTGTTCAAAGGTGACAAATTTGTAGATGAGATTGATGAAGATAACATCTATCGATTCACCATGCTCCGACACCCGATCTCGAATGGCCAGTTGATCATCAAACTGAAGGAAATGAATGCTGGCGTTTCAATGGCTCATATCGCTTCAAAAAGGTACATGAACATATCAGGTACGATGGAAGCCCCTGAAATTAAACTCAATTTGAAATTAAAAGGGGTCATCAATGAATTCTATGGAGATGTGAAAGGAATTGAAAAACGAATCACAAAGCTTGAAAAAGCGATCAACAAACAAGTGACCGAGGAATTAGAAGAGATGATCCGCTCATTCCAAGAGCAGGGTATCGATCCAGTAGGGTTTGGTAAATCAACGAAGGCTCATATCCGTAATTGGGATAAAAAGAAATGGCAGGAGATCTATCCTGATCTTGACATCAAAGTAGCAGTGAAGGCCGACATCCTGGAATCGGGCGTAACACGATAA
- a CDS encoding cyanophycinase, with protein MTNIGSGDLFIIGGNEDKEGDLEVLSIFVDDAKARGGNIGVLTTATGYPEEVGGEYRDLFLKLGASKVELLHIDTRLKAEEETFTQVVGSLSALFITGGDQNRLSSIIGGTTFFKEVQKAWQNGLIIAGTSAGAAIMSRHMIVSGKTKVKHDKINVEIGVGFGFLEDVVIDQHFSQRARFGRLLYAIAQNPQIIGVGIDENTAIWVKEGGRYFEVIGEHSVTVIDGCKLSFVDIADEAESDEVTIAGVQLHSIAKGYQFDMENRQLIMKEKGTAQ; from the coding sequence GTGACGAACATCGGTAGCGGAGATTTATTCATCATCGGTGGGAATGAAGATAAAGAAGGCGATCTAGAGGTCCTCTCGATATTTGTGGACGATGCGAAAGCCAGAGGTGGAAACATCGGTGTGCTTACGACTGCGACTGGTTATCCGGAAGAAGTCGGCGGAGAGTATCGGGATCTATTCCTGAAGCTAGGGGCCTCCAAGGTAGAACTGTTACATATTGATACCCGTTTGAAAGCGGAAGAGGAAACATTCACACAAGTCGTTGGGTCATTGTCTGCCCTCTTTATAACTGGAGGCGATCAGAACCGGCTCTCTAGCATCATCGGAGGTACGACTTTCTTCAAGGAAGTACAGAAGGCCTGGCAAAACGGCTTGATCATAGCGGGTACGAGTGCAGGGGCAGCCATCATGAGCAGACATATGATTGTCTCAGGAAAGACGAAAGTGAAGCATGACAAGATCAACGTCGAAATCGGAGTAGGTTTTGGATTTTTGGAGGACGTCGTCATCGACCAACACTTTTCGCAGCGAGCCCGCTTCGGAAGACTTTTGTATGCAATCGCACAGAACCCTCAGATCATAGGTGTCGGGATTGATGAAAACACAGCGATTTGGGTGAAAGAAGGCGGAAGATACTTCGAAGTGATCGGAGAACATTCCGTAACCGTCATTGATGGATGTAAGCTTTCATTTGTGGATATTGCTGATGAAGCCGAAAGTGACGAGGTCACGATCGCAGGTGTACAGCTTCATTCCATTGCTAAAGGCTACCAATTTGACATGGAGAATCGGCAGTTGATTATGAAGGAGAAGGGAACAGCCCAATGA
- a CDS encoding glucose 1-dehydrogenase, with the protein MNVLPSFRLDGKLAVITGAGRGIGEAIAIGFAEAGADVVLLSRTESDLHNTAETIHSLGQKAYVYPTDVTESKQMDDTINKIISDHGQIDVLVNNAGMNIRTPAFEVTEEEWQSIMDTNLRSAFYLSQKVGKQMKENGGGRIINIASVAGTTALRTGVVYAATKAAMVQMTKNLAVEWGEHGIQVNSIGPWYFRTPLTEKLLSDEAYLNDILARTPLKRVGELPELVGPAVFLASDASSYVTGQTLFVDGGMTVYGF; encoded by the coding sequence ATGAATGTACTACCTAGCTTTCGTTTAGATGGAAAATTGGCGGTTATTACAGGGGCAGGAAGAGGGATTGGAGAAGCGATTGCAATCGGGTTTGCCGAAGCCGGAGCAGATGTCGTCCTTCTGTCGCGCACCGAATCCGACCTTCACAATACTGCAGAAACCATTCATTCATTAGGTCAAAAAGCTTATGTCTACCCGACGGATGTAACAGAATCCAAACAGATGGATGATACCATCAATAAAATCATCTCAGATCATGGCCAAATCGATGTTCTCGTCAACAATGCTGGAATGAACATACGTACACCAGCCTTTGAAGTGACTGAGGAAGAATGGCAGTCGATTATGGACACGAATTTGCGGTCTGCTTTTTACCTTTCACAGAAGGTAGGAAAACAGATGAAGGAAAACGGTGGGGGAAGGATCATCAACATTGCTTCGGTAGCAGGAACGACTGCACTACGTACAGGTGTCGTCTATGCTGCTACAAAAGCCGCAATGGTACAAATGACGAAGAATCTTGCTGTAGAATGGGGCGAGCATGGCATCCAGGTCAATTCAATCGGACCGTGGTACTTCAGGACACCACTGACTGAAAAGCTGCTTTCGGATGAAGCCTACCTGAATGATATCCTTGCACGTACGCCATTAAAGCGGGTAGGAGAATTGCCTGAGCTTGTCGGACCTGCAGTTTTCTTGGCATCCGACGCATCATCCTATGTTACAGGTCAAACGTTATTCGTAGACGGGGGCATGACCGTATACGGCTTTTAG
- the nadE gene encoding ammonia-dependent NAD(+) synthetase, translated as MQNEIIRKLHVEPEISPQEEIRKRVDLLKDYAKTTGMKGFVLGISGGQDSSLAGKLGQLAAEELREESGEEYTFIAVRLPYGVQKDEDDAKKALAFIDPDRTLTVNVKDAVDASYQAFREATGEDLSDFLKGNTKARERMKVQYDIAAHYNLLVIGTDHAAEAVTGFYTKHGDGACDIAPLFGLNKRQGKTLLKELGAPESLYTKVPTADLEDDRPGLPDEEALGVTYDDIDAYLEGKDVDSDAKEKIENHYMKTRHKRESEITLYDDWWKTQEEHDDM; from the coding sequence TTGCAAAACGAAATTATTCGAAAATTACATGTCGAACCGGAAATATCACCGCAAGAAGAAATCCGCAAACGTGTCGACCTCTTAAAAGATTATGCCAAAACGACTGGAATGAAAGGGTTTGTCCTTGGTATCAGCGGTGGACAAGACTCCAGCCTGGCAGGGAAGTTAGGTCAATTGGCAGCAGAAGAACTTCGCGAAGAATCAGGAGAGGAATATACATTTATAGCGGTTCGTCTTCCATATGGCGTCCAGAAAGATGAGGATGATGCTAAGAAGGCGTTGGCGTTCATCGACCCGGACCGGACACTGACGGTAAATGTAAAAGATGCTGTCGACGCTTCGTATCAAGCATTCCGCGAAGCGACCGGGGAAGATTTGAGTGATTTCTTGAAGGGGAACACGAAAGCCCGCGAACGTATGAAAGTTCAATATGACATAGCTGCACATTACAATCTGCTTGTCATCGGTACCGACCATGCAGCCGAAGCGGTCACTGGGTTCTACACGAAACATGGAGATGGTGCTTGTGATATCGCACCGTTATTCGGATTGAACAAACGCCAGGGGAAAACGCTTCTGAAGGAGCTGGGTGCCCCGGAATCCTTATATACGAAGGTTCCGACCGCAGATTTGGAGGACGATCGTCCGGGTCTACCTGATGAAGAAGCCCTCGGCGTGACCTATGATGATATTGACGCTTATCTCGAAGGAAAAGACGTCGATTCTGATGCGAAAGAGAAGATCGAGAACCACTATATGAAGACGCGTCACAAGCGTGAAAGTGAAATTACACTCTATGATGACTGGTGGAAAACACAAGAAGAACATGACGATATGTAA
- a CDS encoding DUF3905 domain-containing protein, giving the protein MDSNNPSMEGTLPHQANAPVFKNVDEDKRQPFVNQCGVTIGDSHYESKNSPLENWSDEVDPAIMAGDQWVHPYNDIGWNSSENRELAEKNQAPKSQFMHPSKDVSYARD; this is encoded by the coding sequence ATGGATTCAAATAATCCATCAATGGAAGGGACGCTGCCGCACCAAGCGAATGCGCCTGTCTTTAAAAATGTTGACGAAGATAAACGCCAGCCTTTCGTCAATCAATGTGGCGTGACGATCGGGGATAGCCACTACGAATCAAAAAATTCCCCGTTGGAAAATTGGAGCGATGAAGTCGACCCTGCTATCATGGCAGGTGATCAGTGGGTTCATCCTTACAACGATATCGGTTGGAACTCTTCTGAGAACAGGGAGCTCGCTGAGAAAAATCAAGCTCCGAAAAGCCAATTCATGCATCCGTCGAAGGATGTCAGTTACGCTCGTGACTGA
- the cphA gene encoding cyanophycin synthetase, with the protein MKINKVKYLTGPNYYSYKPTIWLELDIEHFEELPSNKIPHFTDRLLEVMPSLYTHTCSRGYEGGFVERLKEGTWMGHILEHMAIELQSLAGIDVKRGKTITSERKGIYYVTYRFEEKKSGIFAFEAAMEIVEAIVDGQAISIDPYVEKVEQLYYKNKLGPSTEAVYKAAYERKIPVEQIGDDSILRLGTGRKQKRMEATMSSQTSFLAVEYACDKEMTKSMLQAVSIPVPEGSVISNEKELLEEAKRLGFPLVIKPVNGRQGQGVSTNITSTKGLLDAYRQHVDTDKLILERYYAGDDYRFTVIDGELVAASLRLPSYVIGNGSDTILDLIEIENQNPLRGDGHEKPMTKIPVNDHVRHYLKQSGLELETVVQYGQIIPLLGNANLSTGGLAIDVTDQVHRSYREIAEGAAKAIGLDIAGIDMIIDDITAEYKPERAAVLEVNAAPGIRMHHYPSSGTPRDVGGAIVDYLFKDYREAAIPTVAVTGTNGKTTTVRLISHFLQEQGKTIGMAHSDGVYIGNRCIDKGDCSGPVSARKVLHHPEVDAAVLETARGGMLREGTAFRYCDVGIVTNVSEDHLGLDGIETMEELIKLKRLIPEIVHPEGSCVLNADDEAVAEMAGYTKGSVVFTSLQADNPIIEKHQSRNQECWFVQDEWIIHAKDGRTERFMQYADIPITFNGYAQHNVSNLLQALASAHKLGVSIDVLRKKALTFFPDFLQSPGRFNKVDQDGRTIVVDYAHNTAGLKAIYNTIRAIPCDRLITAVSAPGDRLDEDIRNIADIVGKETDIVIIKEDENLRGRKKMEVASMLDEVLANQLPSKNRFIELDERKAFQVAWELSQPGDLLLFLYDSFSSVESFFKDNKKKKRSVLDRKYRRTSSL; encoded by the coding sequence ATGAAAATTAACAAAGTGAAATATCTTACCGGGCCGAATTACTACAGTTACAAACCGACCATCTGGCTCGAGTTGGACATTGAACATTTTGAGGAATTACCTTCCAATAAAATTCCGCATTTTACAGACCGATTGTTAGAAGTCATGCCATCCTTATATACGCATACGTGCTCACGAGGGTATGAAGGTGGATTTGTCGAGCGGTTGAAAGAAGGAACGTGGATGGGGCATATCCTCGAGCATATGGCGATTGAACTCCAATCGCTTGCAGGAATTGATGTAAAAAGAGGAAAGACGATCACCAGTGAACGTAAAGGCATTTATTATGTCACCTATCGTTTTGAGGAAAAGAAGTCTGGCATTTTTGCATTTGAAGCTGCAATGGAAATAGTAGAAGCAATCGTTGATGGACAAGCCATTTCAATCGATCCTTACGTTGAAAAAGTCGAACAACTTTACTATAAAAATAAATTAGGTCCAAGCACTGAGGCTGTCTATAAAGCAGCTTATGAACGAAAAATCCCTGTTGAACAAATCGGCGATGACAGTATTCTTCGTCTAGGAACAGGCCGCAAGCAAAAACGGATGGAAGCGACAATGTCGAGTCAGACAAGCTTTCTCGCTGTCGAGTATGCGTGTGATAAGGAAATGACAAAATCCATGCTTCAAGCTGTCAGCATTCCTGTACCAGAAGGAAGTGTTATTTCCAATGAAAAAGAACTTCTGGAAGAGGCGAAGCGTTTAGGCTTCCCATTGGTTATCAAACCGGTCAATGGCAGACAGGGACAGGGTGTTTCGACCAATATCACCTCGACGAAAGGGTTGCTGGATGCGTATCGACAACATGTTGATACAGATAAGCTCATCCTCGAACGTTACTATGCGGGTGACGACTATCGATTTACAGTCATCGACGGGGAATTAGTTGCCGCGAGCTTACGCTTACCATCTTACGTAATTGGAAACGGCAGCGATACGATCCTTGATTTGATCGAAATCGAAAACCAGAACCCGTTACGTGGTGACGGACATGAAAAGCCGATGACGAAAATTCCAGTCAATGATCATGTACGCCACTACCTAAAACAAAGCGGGCTTGAATTGGAGACGGTCGTCCAATATGGACAAATCATTCCGCTTTTAGGAAATGCGAATCTTTCCACTGGTGGTTTGGCGATTGATGTGACTGATCAGGTCCACCGTTCCTATCGTGAAATTGCAGAAGGGGCAGCGAAAGCAATAGGCCTCGATATCGCTGGAATCGATATGATCATTGACGATATCACGGCGGAATATAAACCGGAACGAGCAGCTGTATTAGAAGTGAATGCAGCTCCGGGTATCCGCATGCATCATTACCCGAGCTCAGGAACACCACGAGATGTTGGAGGGGCAATTGTCGATTACCTTTTCAAGGATTACCGCGAGGCAGCGATACCGACTGTTGCCGTTACAGGAACGAATGGAAAGACGACCACCGTCAGACTGATCTCCCACTTTCTGCAGGAACAAGGGAAAACAATCGGTATGGCCCATTCCGATGGAGTATATATCGGAAATCGCTGTATCGACAAAGGTGATTGCAGCGGACCGGTCAGTGCGAGGAAAGTTTTGCATCACCCAGAAGTAGATGCAGCGGTCTTAGAAACCGCACGAGGCGGGATGCTAAGAGAAGGGACAGCTTTCCGTTATTGCGATGTTGGCATTGTAACCAACGTATCAGAAGACCACTTAGGGTTGGATGGCATTGAAACAATGGAGGAATTGATCAAATTGAAACGATTGATTCCAGAAATCGTCCATCCTGAAGGCTCGTGTGTCTTGAATGCAGATGATGAGGCTGTAGCTGAAATGGCGGGGTATACGAAAGGATCTGTCGTTTTCACTTCCCTTCAAGCAGATAATCCGATCATCGAGAAGCACCAATCACGCAATCAGGAGTGCTGGTTCGTCCAGGATGAATGGATCATTCATGCAAAAGATGGCCGAACAGAACGGTTCATGCAATATGCGGATATTCCGATCACGTTTAATGGGTACGCCCAGCATAACGTAAGTAACCTATTACAGGCGTTAGCGTCAGCGCACAAGCTTGGCGTTTCGATTGACGTATTGCGGAAAAAGGCGCTCACATTCTTCCCTGATTTCCTGCAAAGTCCAGGGAGGTTCAACAAGGTCGATCAAGACGGCAGGACGATCGTCGTAGACTATGCTCACAATACGGCAGGTCTGAAGGCAATCTACAATACAATTCGTGCAATTCCATGTGATCGCCTCATTACAGCCGTTTCCGCACCAGGAGATAGGCTTGATGAGGACATCCGGAATATTGCGGACATCGTCGGGAAAGAAACAGATATCGTCATCATCAAGGAAGATGAAAATTTACGGGGAAGAAAGAAGATGGAGGTTGCCTCCATGCTGGATGAAGTGCTTGCAAACCAGCTTCCTTCGAAAAACCGATTCATCGAGCTGGATGAGCGTAAGGCCTTCCAGGTAGCATGGGAGCTTTCCCAGCCAGGTGACCTTCTGTTATTCCTTTACGATTCCTTCAGCTCAGTCGAAAGTTTCTTCAAGGATAATAAAAAGAAAAAACGATCTGTACTGGACCGAAAGTATCGCAGAACGTCTTCGCTATAA